The following proteins are co-located in the Pseudoalteromonas sp. N1230-9 genome:
- a CDS encoding ATPase: protein MQSQSLYGLSKLALLNTAGYAKCVIPLDKSSSICAPNNTGKSSVINALQFPLINDLRLTEWDGHDLDETRKFYFSSDQSYILLEADLPNGPVVIGVAGLGKIAGYAHQFFCYQGKLNLEHYTQGKTIVKFTKLFNHLKDQGFNPIELKAQELNALLTGGATPFDGDINLKMIPLNNVQDSAIYKEIFRRILNLHKLGASDVKRFMLRVFERHMSNSRVDFYEVWRRSFDKVNRAKRELKALESMQEPIAALESMLENQTVLKGKLAAYAPKIDQALIDFETYQQEQLTELNIALEDIEHEKHEFDQKQQLYIQQSRDIERKQTQIEQWFLDYRALKSEFELVNKATLKVSLTQLKQDYESLSHSLSSAQGQSLHTLDYRISETQKQIKSLKLQLKNLEFNLFTRMREDLSLKEVEEISRILNPDILSFATTSNGDVDITDEDAFGEFLELLSANVKGGVLTLPGASIKLKKLSPVQMQTGENKEQLTAQLAALENSLKEFKQQREVAANVAEKQKEKDALYDELMASEEALKRFEQFEVMQQSVDAQTLLKEQLNAEREQVDDYLQDIQKNSGSISDRRSIIKSKKDLLARQADRLRQVKSERIDHTLDFYSGKVTPYMIEISIDFDNLSDLIHHFNKDCQELRNFDINVRNTYMHIYNAGITKFDNENDEFTKYEKLISAFHNIDNERDAVERQGRVALTEVAATIKGLREDLDRLRREMNSFNKGISQHRISNLQAFKINVIPRKMLVDSIDTIISTSNQFEQGDTLDLLSQEPYSESAVNEAKDHLIKLASEKAGLTLTDLFDIRFEVVNRAGDTEHFEKIDSAGSNGTRITIKLLCGMLFIRYLLSDQEQNLYRIPIYIDEAADIDPQNQKAIIETALSFGFVPIFASVKPQVSCDYIVPIRTVKDGAQNWVDEKDWIEVEHST from the coding sequence ATGCAAAGCCAAAGCCTTTACGGACTCAGCAAACTTGCACTTTTAAATACCGCTGGCTATGCAAAATGCGTGATCCCTTTGGATAAAAGCAGCTCAATTTGTGCACCCAACAATACCGGTAAAAGCTCGGTAATTAATGCCCTGCAATTTCCACTGATCAATGATTTACGTCTAACAGAATGGGATGGCCACGATTTAGACGAAACCCGAAAATTCTACTTTTCGTCAGATCAATCCTATATTTTACTCGAAGCCGATTTACCAAACGGCCCAGTGGTGATTGGTGTTGCTGGCCTTGGTAAAATTGCTGGTTACGCGCATCAGTTTTTTTGCTATCAAGGTAAGTTGAACCTTGAGCACTACACCCAAGGCAAAACCATTGTAAAATTCACCAAGCTTTTTAATCACTTAAAAGACCAAGGTTTCAATCCAATTGAATTAAAAGCGCAAGAGCTAAACGCCCTACTCACTGGCGGCGCAACCCCGTTTGATGGCGATATCAACTTAAAGATGATCCCGCTTAACAACGTGCAAGATTCAGCGATTTATAAAGAAATTTTTCGCCGTATCCTTAACTTGCATAAGTTAGGTGCCAGTGATGTTAAACGCTTTATGTTGCGTGTATTTGAGCGTCATATGTCAAACTCACGGGTCGATTTTTATGAAGTGTGGCGACGTTCATTTGATAAAGTGAATCGCGCCAAACGTGAATTAAAAGCCCTTGAGTCAATGCAAGAGCCAATCGCAGCTCTTGAATCTATGCTTGAAAACCAAACAGTTTTAAAAGGTAAGCTTGCTGCCTATGCGCCAAAAATTGACCAAGCACTGATTGACTTTGAAACCTATCAACAAGAGCAACTCACTGAGCTAAATATTGCCCTTGAAGATATCGAACACGAAAAGCACGAGTTCGACCAAAAGCAACAGCTGTATATTCAGCAATCGCGTGATATTGAGCGTAAACAAACTCAAATTGAACAATGGTTTTTAGACTATCGAGCGCTTAAATCTGAGTTTGAACTAGTTAACAAGGCCACTTTAAAAGTAAGCCTTACGCAGCTTAAGCAAGATTATGAATCGCTATCGCATTCGTTAAGCAGTGCCCAAGGTCAAAGCTTGCACACGCTAGATTACCGTATTAGCGAAACACAAAAGCAAATTAAGAGCTTAAAACTGCAGCTGAAGAACCTCGAGTTCAATTTATTCACCCGTATGCGTGAAGATTTGTCTTTAAAAGAAGTGGAAGAAATTTCGCGTATTCTAAACCCTGATATCTTATCATTTGCCACCACCAGCAATGGTGATGTTGATATCACAGACGAAGATGCCTTTGGTGAGTTTTTAGAGCTGTTATCAGCAAACGTGAAAGGCGGAGTACTGACTCTTCCTGGCGCAAGCATTAAACTGAAAAAACTAAGTCCTGTGCAAATGCAAACGGGCGAAAATAAAGAGCAACTAACCGCGCAACTCGCTGCACTTGAAAATTCATTAAAAGAGTTTAAACAACAGCGCGAAGTGGCTGCTAATGTCGCCGAAAAGCAAAAAGAAAAAGATGCCTTATATGATGAACTAATGGCCTCTGAAGAAGCATTAAAACGCTTTGAACAATTTGAAGTGATGCAGCAATCTGTGGATGCGCAAACTTTGCTAAAAGAGCAATTAAATGCAGAGCGCGAACAAGTTGACGACTACCTGCAAGACATTCAAAAGAACAGTGGCTCAATTAGCGACCGTCGTTCAATTATCAAATCGAAAAAAGATTTGCTTGCGCGCCAAGCTGACCGTTTACGTCAAGTTAAATCTGAACGTATTGATCACACGCTTGATTTTTACTCTGGCAAAGTGACTCCATACATGATTGAAATCAGTATTGATTTTGATAACTTAAGCGATCTCATCCATCACTTTAACAAGGACTGCCAAGAGCTACGAAACTTTGATATCAACGTACGTAACACCTACATGCATATTTACAATGCGGGTATTACTAAATTTGATAACGAAAACGATGAGTTTACTAAATACGAAAAGCTTATTAGCGCGTTTCATAACATTGATAACGAGCGTGATGCCGTTGAGCGTCAAGGCCGCGTTGCGTTAACCGAAGTCGCCGCCACCATTAAAGGCTTGCGCGAAGACTTAGACCGCCTACGCCGCGAAATGAATAGCTTTAATAAAGGGATTAGCCAGCACCGAATCTCTAACCTTCAAGCATTCAAAATTAATGTTATTCCGCGCAAGATGCTGGTTGATAGTATTGATACCATTATCAGTACCTCAAATCAGTTTGAGCAAGGCGATACCCTCGATTTATTAAGCCAAGAGCCTTATAGCGAATCTGCGGTAAACGAAGCAAAAGATCATTTAATTAAGCTTGCTTCAGAAAAAGCCGGTTTAACACTGACCGACTTATTCGATATTCGTTTTGAAGTGGTGAATCGTGCTGGTGACACTGAGCACTTCGAAAAAATCGATTCAGCAGGTTCTAACGGTACACGTATCACTATTAAACTATTATGCGGCATGCTATTCATTCGCTATCTATTAAGTGATCAAGAACAAAACCTGTATCGTATTCCTATTTATATTGATGAAGCGGCAGATATCGACCCACAAAACCAAAAAGCAATTATCGAAACGGCTCTGAGCTTTGGTTTTGTGCCTATTTTTGCTTCTGTTAAACCACAAGTAAGTTGCGACTACATTGTACCTATTCGTACAGTAAAAGATGGCGCACAAAACTGGGTAGACGAAAAAGACTGGATCGAAGTAGAACACAGTACTTAA
- a CDS encoding DUF4136 domain-containing protein — protein MKNLLIATAVLLLAACAKTPDWDYDKSADFSNYQTFSWVPNASLTKNVANYQISPLMEKRVREAVNAELEKNGMKLVDMAQADVLINYHASVDKKIDVDTFNVGYGARWNYWGMGYNTQTTTREYEVGTLILDVVDRASNQLVWRGAKEGRLQKNQTPEKRTEIIKETVANILSNFPPKPQQ, from the coding sequence ATGAAAAACTTATTAATCGCCACGGCTGTATTACTTTTAGCGGCTTGTGCCAAAACCCCTGATTGGGATTACGACAAATCAGCAGACTTTAGCAACTATCAAACTTTCTCTTGGGTTCCTAACGCGAGCCTAACTAAGAATGTTGCAAACTACCAAATTAGCCCGTTAATGGAAAAACGTGTACGTGAAGCCGTTAATGCTGAGCTTGAAAAAAACGGTATGAAACTTGTTGATATGGCACAAGCAGATGTACTTATTAACTACCATGCATCGGTTGATAAAAAAATCGACGTTGATACCTTTAATGTCGGTTACGGCGCACGCTGGAACTATTGGGGCATGGGTTACAACACGCAAACAACTACTCGCGAATATGAAGTAGGCACACTGATTTTAGACGTGGTAGACCGCGCTTCTAACCAACTAGTTTGGCGTGGTGCAAAAGAAGGTCGTTTGCAAAAAAACCAAACACCTGAAAAACGCACTGAGATAATTAAAGAGACAGTTGCTAATATTCTAAGTAACTTCCCGCCAAAACCTCAGCAGTAA
- a CDS encoding formylglycine-generating enzyme family protein, translated as MSKRILSELKLKYLLISILLIGFFVGFFDLSGSSPNLDSYKAVHIQDKLSNDEMSPRMIVIPAGIGTIGGENFRSFQNEAPIFQVKIESPFALSETEITFEQYDLFCKTTGHSCPEDEGWGRKHQPVVNVSWFDAVAYTKWLSSETGNVYRLPSEIEWEYAARGGTDDKFWWGNTYKQGIDHCDRDLGNCPKGTDAGHPWRVKTLNANPFGLFDMTSNVSEWVNDCYSDNRNVASEISHTGFDNKCREKVTKGANWMTAQPYVHHSLRIGLDNNYISYAVGFRVLREIKKDDIKE; from the coding sequence ATGAGTAAAAGAATATTATCTGAGCTGAAACTAAAATACCTTTTAATATCTATTCTTTTAATTGGGTTTTTTGTAGGTTTTTTTGACTTAAGCGGTTCTAGTCCAAACTTAGATTCCTACAAAGCAGTTCACATTCAAGACAAGCTGTCTAATGATGAGATGTCACCTAGAATGATAGTAATCCCAGCAGGAATAGGCACCATAGGTGGGGAAAACTTCCGCTCATTTCAAAACGAGGCTCCTATATTTCAAGTAAAAATAGAGTCCCCTTTCGCGTTAAGTGAAACTGAAATAACGTTTGAGCAATATGATCTGTTTTGTAAAACCACTGGGCACTCATGCCCTGAAGATGAAGGCTGGGGGCGAAAGCATCAGCCTGTAGTAAATGTTTCGTGGTTTGATGCTGTAGCTTACACAAAATGGTTAAGTAGTGAAACAGGTAATGTTTATCGTTTACCAAGTGAGATCGAGTGGGAGTATGCAGCTCGAGGTGGAACCGATGATAAATTTTGGTGGGGTAATACATACAAACAAGGCATCGATCACTGTGATAGAGATTTAGGAAACTGCCCTAAAGGCACTGATGCAGGTCACCCATGGCGAGTTAAAACACTAAATGCAAATCCTTTTGGCTTATTTGATATGACATCTAATGTGTCAGAATGGGTCAATGATTGTTATTCTGATAACCGCAATGTTGCTAGTGAAATTTCTCACACAGGTTTTGATAACAAATGCAGAGAGAAAGTTACTAAGGGGGCAAACTGGATGACCGCTCAACCTTACGTACATCATTCTCTTAGAATAGGCTTGGATAATAATTACATTTCATATGCTGTTGGGTTTAGGGTCCTTAGAGAAATTAAAAAAGACGATATAAAGGAATAA